The following coding sequences lie in one Pan paniscus chromosome X, NHGRI_mPanPan1-v2.0_pri, whole genome shotgun sequence genomic window:
- the ACTRT1 gene encoding actin-related protein T1 gives MFNPHALDVPAVIFDNGSGLCKAGLSGEIGPHHVISSVLGHCKFNVPLTRLNQKYFVGQEALYKYEALHLHYPIERGLVTGWDDMEKLWKHLFERELGVKPSQQPVLMTEPSLNPREIREKLAEMMFETFSVPGFYLSNHAVAALYASACVTGLVVDSGDGVTCTVPIFEGYSLPHAVTKLCMAGRDITEHLTRLLFASGFNFPCILNKAVVNNIKEKLCYIALEPEKELCKSRGEVLGAYRLPDGHVIHFGDKLYQVPEVRFAPDQLGIHSPGLSKMVSSSIMKCDTDIQNKLYADIVLSGGTTLLPGLEERLMKEVEQLASKGTPIKITASPDRCFSAWIGASIMTSMSSFKQMWVTSADFKEYGTSVVQRRCF, from the coding sequence ATGTTTAATCCACATGCATTAGATGTTCCTGCTGTAATTTTTGACAATGGTTCAGGACTCTGCAAAGCAGGCCTGTCTGGAGAGATTGGACCCCACCATGTCATCAGCTCTGTCTTGGGACATTGTAAATTCAATGTGCCTTTAACAAGACTTAATCAGAAGTACTTCGTGGGGCAAGAAGCCCTGTACAAGTATGAGGCCCTACATTTGCACTACCCCATTGAGCGTGGACTGGTAACAGGATGGGATGACATGGAGAAACTCTGGAAACATCTCTTTGAACGGGAGCTTGGAGTAAAACCCAGCCAACAGCCTGTACTTATGACCGAGCCCTCTTTGAATCCTAGGGAAATTCGAGAAAAGCTAGCAGAAATGATGTTTGAGACCTTCAGTGTGCCTGGTTTCTACCTGTCTAATCATGCGGTGGCAGCGCTCTATGCCTCTGCCTGTGTCACAGGCCTGGTGGTGGACAGTGGAGATGGGGTCACTTGCACTGTCCCCATCTTTGAGGGTTACTCCCTGCCTCATGCAGTCACCAAACTCTGTATGGCAGGGAGGGACATCACAGAGCACCTCACCCGGCTCCTCTTTGCTAGCGGGTTTAACTTCCCTTGCATACTCAACAAGGCCGTGGTAAATAACATCAAAGAGAAGCTGTGCTACATCGCCTTGGAGCCAGAGAAAGAGCTATGCAAGAGCCGGGGAGAGGTCCTGGGAGCATACAGACTGCCAGATGGACATGTCATCCACTTTGGGGATAAGCTGTACCAAGTGCCCGAGGTTCGTTTTGCACCTGACCAGCTGGGCATCCACAGCCCAGGACTCTCAAAAATGGTCTCCAGCAGCATCATGAAGTGTGACACTGACATCCAGAATAAACTTTATGCAGACATTGTACTCTCCGGGGGCACCACTCTCCTCCCTGGGCTGGAGGAAAGGCTCATGAAGGAAGTGGAACAGCTGGCTTCCAAAGGTACTCCCATCAAGATCACAGCTTCTCCTGATAGATGCTTCTCTGCATGGATTGGTGCATCCATCATGACCTCTATGAGCAGTTTCAAGCAGATGTGGGTCACCTCTGCAGACTTCAAGGAGTATGGGACATCTGTGGTTCAAAGAAGGTGCTTTTAA